Genomic segment of Panicum virgatum strain AP13 chromosome 9N, P.virgatum_v5, whole genome shotgun sequence:
TAAACCATGCTTTCCAACCTGCATTCACAAGAAAGAAAATGACTTTGATGTAAAAGTTGGTGAAACTATAATGCCTGATGTTGAGTGAAAGCAGCTGAACATGCAGAAAGGAAAGTAATATCTGAGAACAGTGTGGAAGTAAACCTCCCAATCGAGGTAGCCCTCTGCAGTTTCATAATCAGTCAGTATAGATACTGTGCACTCCAAGGTTGGCAGTTCCTTTGATTGTATCGGGGGAAAGCGTCGGTCCCTCAGGGCACTACAAGAGGATACCAAGCTTACTAGATGCCTAACCATTCCTCAACACGAAATGCACAATTGCTTTACTTACTAGCACAAGTCCACCAAATGTTTTGAGCATTGAGCAGACAATTCAGTAAGAAAATCAGACAGGATTTCAATGCCGAAACAATAGTTACCTAGTTAATGCGTAGTCCTTAAAGCCACTGACAATTTGACGGGGCTCCAAGGTTCCTATGCATCCCCGGAGGCGTGGTTCTGAACCATTGGTAGCCTTCTTCCAGGTCACAAACAATGGGCTGAAGTTACAAAAATTGACCAAATGAGTTCAGCCATTGTAGGCAAAGAGCAACAATACCTTTATCCGAGACTACAAATCTACAATATAACAGTTGGAGAGCCAGCTGCGCAGCAGTGAGATTTCCTTGTCCTCCCATACTCTCGGACAGATAATTACAGGGAGGGGTAGGAAACCTGCACTCTACTGAAAGGCGAGAGGCGAGGCACGTAGTGTGGCTACTACGGTTCCCCCTGCTATGCAACCGAAACTAGCGGCGCGCGATATGACCAGATACTGCAATCGCTGGGACCAACAAGTGATCAATCAAATCGGATGGCGAACCAGTTACCACAAGAGCCGAGCGGAACCAAATCTACCAAGGCAGCCTTTTGCCCAAATCTACCACGAATTGACCGGAACCCCACATCGGAATCGCCGTGAAAACCCCTGCTTACGACGGGGCAGCGCGGCCCGCGCTATATCGCGGAGGGTGGGGGCTTACTGGTTGCCGTCCTCGAAggcggggggcggcggctgGTCGCCGGTGAAGTGGGCGACGAGGGTGTCGAAGCAGTAGACCGCCATTTCCTCCGTGGCCACCACCATACTACCGATCGCCGGTGGAGCCTGCCGCGGCGGGCTACGTCGTCTTCCGCGAGGGCGGGGGGCaacggcgggggcggcgaccGCCTCGGGAATCGGGCGGTGCGGGGGGAAGAGGAGGTTGGAAGGCGGAAGCAAGCGATGCGTTtgtttcttctttctccttggCGTGGGCTTTTGCCTTTGCgggttttcccttttttttgtaTGGACGATTTTGCCCCCGGGAATGTGGCTATCTACTTCTTCAGTCCTTGCTGTTCTTGTACTATTGCTGGAAATGAAATTTGCTCGTGTTCGTCTCCAACTTCAACTTTAAATTataaattcaaatagatttCCAATTGCATCACAGGCTCATAAATCCAAACCCCTCATTACACGTAGATTTAAATAGATCACGATCAAATTTTGAGATGTATAGCAGCATCTACATCTTGATATGACTCCAATCCATCACCAAACATGGTGACTCCGACACGTTCCGTGGAGAATTAACGTTGAGACCACTGTCAACCGTTTCCGTTCCAAAACTTCTCTCCGTCGAAAATGGAAGGCTTTCGACCATGAGATCTTGCGTAGCTTCCTTGCTCTCTTGATTCTTCAGTCCCTCTACCCTCACTCTTCATTGTCAAAGGCTGCGTGTGCTGCAAGCAGCATCTCCActgatttttctttcctttatACATAAAAAACTCGATCGATAGAAACAAAGTTAGAGCATCAATTAGAACAGCCACAGGGGGGATTTGCTGCTTTAGGTGAACCAACCAGTGCTAAAGCCTAAAGATATCATATATAGCAACCTTTTTGCATGCGATGGCGATGTTTGACCCAACCAGATCGAATCCGATCCAGCAAGGCCGGATTGCACCCCCCACAATTTCGTTGTCTCACTAACTGCGGATTCGGTGGAATGCATATTCTTGTTTACTGACCTAAAAGTCAACATAGCATTCATCTAATCCctttgaacgaaaaaaagacaTCAACTATACTACTGTATTTTCAATGTCCAATGAAATCTGTTTAATTCCAATTATGGGCAATGATGGTAAGGGATACCAAATGGGCTGACAGGCCTTTCCCAGCTTCAGCTCGGCTGCCTGCATTGAACAAATGTACTAGACCTACTAAAAAGGGAAGTGATTGTATGTACATATAGATGTCTAGGGTTTGGACTAAACCAGAAACAATCAGATGTTTGCAACGTCATATTCAAACATCTGAACAGAACTCCAAGCTATCCAGGTGATGAGCGAAACATTCAGCCAGTCTATCAGCGTCCTGAACCCGTAGGCGTGTGCCTTGCTGCCCGACGACAACAGCAGCCACCTGCGAGGCCAGCAAGCCGATGCCTTTCAGGTCTGAAGCACCCCGGAGGATGCCATACAGAATCCCAGAAGTGTATGCATCGCCGGCGCCACAGGTGTCCACAGGTATGCAGGGTGGTGGAGGGATGTATATTGCTTCACCTTTCACCCCAATGTAGGAGCCGTGCACGCCGTCGGTCACAGATACTAGGGGAACAGAGTGGCTTAAGTATCTTGTGGCTGACATGGGGCTGTCTGTTGAGGGTAGCTTGCAGAACGCCCTTGCTTCGTTGGCATTGGCGAACAGTATGTCAGCATAGTTTCCTACAATATCCCTGAAAATGGTTTGGTTCATGGTCATTAGTGTTATACAGTGAGGCCTTAGTATAGATgcatttgataaaaaaaaaataatgatgcGCTTTGAAACTTAATTTAATGGTACTAATCAATGAACAATTATGCCCTAAGATTCTATTGCTACTTTCAGTGATATAACCAGATATAGAATAAGGAGCCTTTTGCGTAGCCCATTAAGGTGACTTTAGATGCGTAGCACTTGTCTTTTTAGAGTGGACATGCACATCAATGGAAGAAAGTTAAAGATTGCTCATGGAGATTTGAGAATGTAACTGGGCCCAGGTGGTCGCAAGCTGTGAAACTGATAGGAATCGCAAGCTGTGGAACTGATAGGAAGCCCTTTGAAAGGAGGCTAGTCTCACCGAAAATCGTTGTAGCAACGCTTGATGCAAGATACATCTGATGCTGTAACAGCAATGAGTGCACCATTCTTGTGAGCATCTTCACACGCTTGCTTGATAGCTTCAATTGTGTGAGGCAGCTCAAACAGATAACCTTCCACAATTAGTACATTTGATTTGGACACTAAATCGGCCAAGTCTGAATCATAACTCAGAGTTGACGATGTACCCTGCAAAGACAGAAAGTGCATGGTGTTGTTACGGCATATTTTAACTGCAGGTGTAGCCGTGTATCTAGATGATTGCGTATCTAGATGATTGGCCAATGAATTATACTTAGCCAAAATACAGGCTAACTAAAGGATGCATACTTAAAATCTCACGGTAGTTCTTGCTTCCAAATTCATACTACAAACAGTGCCATGACAAAATAAATCTGGAAACTTCACTAGATGAAGTGCACATCAATATGCATACGGTTCAGATACAAAGACTCATAAGAAACCAGACACTGAACTGTTTAATTTCCAGACACAAGTTGTTAGCCTGAGGTATCTAAATAAAGTAGGAGGGATGAGAAGGCATAGAATAAGCAAAGTAAAAATTGGAGTATATCTACCAAGTTCAGAAATAGATGAGCTGTCAGCAAAGGAACTGACCTGATACGCAAGCATAGTTCGCTGCGCATCTGGTGTTGTTAGAACAATGACAGTTCCGGTAGTCCCATCTTTGACCGGCTTAGACAAGAAATGCACATTAGCACGACGCAATTTCGCCCTAATTGTGTGATTGAACAAAAAAGCACAATGTCAGCCAATGCTCTAAAGGCTTTGTGTAGAAATAGGACATCGGCATCAGATGCAATAAAAATAATGCCAAATCAGTAAATTACCTGTAAAAACTACCTAGTGGGTCACTGCCCACACTGCCAGCCATCGCAATTTTAAGCTCAGGGTACCCAGCAGACCGGCTACTTCCAAGCCTGGCCAGGGCCACAAGTGAGTTGGACAGGGAGCCTCCGGCTGCAGCCTTGTAGCTGCACCCATCCATGGCGCGCAAGACCTGTCCTCTCTCCTCATGGTTTACAACCTTCCTCGTGCCCTTCTCTATGCCCAATCTCTCGAGGAACTCATCGTCCACCATCCCTGAGAAATCAACCTGTTTGCCCCACCCTCACAAACCAGTTACAAATCAGCATTGATCTCAACAACACATCCGTACTGGCTTAATGTTGAGCTACAGTTTAGAAGTTCTATCTAGCATATTTGGCAGATAAAATACAGATGACGAATCACTGATGTTTGAATGTTGGACACTGAGCCGTTCTTGTCACCAAGCATACCAATTATAACTTGAGAGGCAAGTACCAAACATCCACCATAAGAGTTTATCCTAAGCACCTAATATTCTAGATTTCTAATGTGTAATAACCCAAGTTTGTTTCGGGTGCAGCAACTTCCTCCTTGCAAGTTGGCGCCAACAATACCTGCTACTAATAATTCCGTAAACCGGTAACAAGAAACAGTTACTGGAAGcgaagaaagaagaaggggaagaagatgCGCGCACCATGGCCTGGCCGAGGCCGAGCACGTCCCATCTCTCAggcccggcggccgccgcggcgggctcGACGGCGTCctcgccctctccctcccgctgGCCCCTTCGCAGGGCGTcctcctcatcgtcgtcgctctcgctgccgccggcgtccgAGAACCCCCCGAGGAGCGCCCGCGCCCTGCCCTTCCATCGCACCACGAACTGGTGGTAGCTGCAGGCGCGCGGGGAGCTCCCGGCTCCTgggcgcgcggcgagggggAGGAGCGAGGGAGGAGGTGCGGAGGAAGAGAAGCGGCGGAAGAggcgggagggggaggaggccgcggcggcggcggtagtgGCGGAGGCGAGCGCCATCGGGGGGTGGGGCGCCACGCCGGGGCCGAACCGAGCCGTCCCGTGGCGACGTGGCGTGCCGGATTTGAGGTGGAAACGGATTGGGGTGGAGGTGGGAAGAAtcgggagagaggagggtgCGGGGCGCGGCCGACCGGGGCGGCCGCCTCGCTCCCTATCACAAAAAGCCcgcggagagagagaaaaaattgCAACGGAATGAAAAAATCATTAAACAAAACTAAATAAATAGGATGGGGTTGCAGAAGCTTCTTCTCGCTCCTGAAACGATGGGCTCGAACTTGCGTGTCCTTTCGTTGGGCCGACGCCCATCTGTTTTTTTAAGGAGACATCATTTTTTTAGTAAAGGGTGTAGCATTTCATCGATTGTTACGGAGAGAAGACCAGAGAAACTATGATGATGCTAAGCAAACCCGTGCGGCAGATCTAGCAAGTACATGAGCTACCTCGTGGCACCATCAGTTGCGTGAATAAAAGAGAAAACAACATGAATAATAGAGAAAACAACAGCAGAAGCACTCGCCGCTTTCTTAATATCTTGAGTAGTGATTCCCGTATAGGAGTGATCGACATCTTCTGATTGGAGTTTCTTAATCAAAGAGAGACAATCGGCCGCAATTACGATATGTTTATGGGAGCCTAGAAGCGTTCAGAATTGCCCACCTGAAAGCAATATCTACCGCTAACTCAGGATTTATGATCTTATCAATACCCTGTTTGCACGCAGCCAAAAACTTCTCTATGGTTTCTTATCACAATGTCTAATGGTTTCTGAAATAATGCCGCACTGCACTGTTAATGCAGCAGGCTCTCTTTCCCTCtaggaaaggaaagaaaagccAGAAACAAAATCGGCTTGCTCACTTTAGCtgggcggctgcggctgcagtCACAAAAAATAGAGCTCGATGCACTTGACCGCTCGTGCAGCTCTCCATCCTCTATTTATCAGAGATGTTTTCATCTGAGCACTAGGCAAATATGATAGTAAGATTTTGAGTGTCCTCTCGAAAGAAAATTGCCTACCAAAAATATGGTGGTACATGATAAATCCATTTTAGCGTGGTTTTCTTTTACCTCCATCAGAGCCCGATGTTATTTTACCTATACAACCCAGTGTGCATCCTGACTATTGAGCTCCTCCCCTCATTCTTTGCAACAAAAATCTACGCAACCACCACCCTAACCCTCTACTCTTCTTCAATAGCTCCACGCCGGTGGTCGGCATGATGCTGCTGCCTAGTGTCAACGCGACCAATGGTGTCAACGCCACCTGGTCGTCCGGCCTGTTTCTAGTTTCTACACTTGCTAGTACTACCTGGCCAACCTATTATTGCTTATGAATTTCTTCTTTAAGCTTCCAAAACTCTGTCGAAAACCCCATATCCTAATGTCAATGGAGTCATGGGAGACAATTGGAGCTAATATCATGATGCAAATCAAACGATGAAGCTTGAATCAAGCATGGAGTGCTTAGTAATACTGGTGCTAAGAAGCTATGAAAAAACTAGTTGTTTACTAGTTTTGTTACTTAGAAAAGGAGGGCACTTTTTTCTTTCCTCATAACGTACATTTTGAATGTTTTTTTGTCTCACTAAACTTTGTGCACGACTCTTATAAGCTGTAAAAATCATCTCTGTTCAGCTGGCTGTGGGGGATGGCTAGTGCCTAGtgatgatttgttgtgagagaaaagtattgTTGACTAGCTGGTGgctgtgctgatttggtgtgagataaaagcactgatgactggccgAACAGAGTCCATACAAATAACAAAGCTGGAACAAAATTTTCCTATATGCCTTCACCGAAAGGCTAAAATTAGGAAACAAATCCATATTTTTACTAACATGCAAAGACTAAAGGGCCTAATGACCCCTCAAGATTCCGAATCATATAAGTAATTATTGGGGTGCCTTAACATATTTTTAGCTCAACTAAAAAGGTATCATTGGGTAAAATCTTCACATACAGATTTCCAATTGCTCTCCTTTGGCTCATCAATTGAATATGGATATGAACATTATTATAGAATCATATCACATACTAATTGCTATTGattctatttttattttcttagtATAATTGCTAGAACCTCTTCATTTTGGGGGTAGACAGAACctctattttttttcacaaaGTGATCGCACAACTATTTTTTatctaactagtgcaaaaactAGGTAATTTTAAAACTTTCCATTTATTCTAATAATATAATATTTGCTCATTATACTATATTTTCgaattttttaataatatttttttaataattaatcgcaaaattagatgctaaattgagAAAATTGTAAAAATAGGTACCTGTCGGCTCTTGGAGAGCCGACAGGCTAGTAATCGGCTTTTGGAGGGCCGATTAGTACCTGTCGGCTCCTCAAGGGCCCGACTAGTGCTGGCCATGTCAGCGGCGCCCGTGGGCGAGCTTCCACCGAAGCGCTAGCTCGGCCTGTCGGCTACATAGGTACTTGTCGGCCCTTGGAGGGCCGACAAGGACCTGTCGGTCCGATAAGGCCCCTTATCGGCTTTTGGACGGCCGATAGGCCTGTCGGCCATATAACCGGGCGATTCTaccgccgtcgcccgcgcatcgccgccgccgcctcctccgccgcgctttgcctccgacgccgcctccgccgcgcatccccgccgcctcctgcgccgcgcatcgcggccgctgccgcctccgccgtgcCTCGCTGTGCCTCGCCGTGCGCCGCTGCCCTCTTGCTGAGGCGCGCGCGGGgtgagggggccggcggcgggagaagcaccgccgcccgccggcagcgagtaagttttttttctaatttagtatttttttagttACATTATTTTGTAATTATAGGCTTATTtaattaatatttttaattgtAGTTAATTTAGGTTGATGTAATGTGTTTTTGTAATTGTAGTTAATTTATTTTGAAGTTTAGATTAGCTTTAGTAATGTTTCGGTATGTTTTCGGTATATTCATATAATTAAAGTATCTTAACTCTTTTTAGCTCTCTTTCTTTCGGTCTCTTTCACCCCTGTTCGCTCCCTTTTcgtttttctctctccttcatGTATCTTTCACTAATGTTCGATATATTTTAGGTTTGATGTCTATGTTAGGTATCTTTTAAAACTATAAGTAAGATATAGTTTAGGTTAATTTTAGGTATATGAATTCTTTAAATTAGGAATATTTTAATAATGTTTACCTATAGTTGAACTATAGTTTTGGTATAGTTTTCTGTACCGGGTTTTAAGTAAATCATGAAAATTTGAGGGAATTGTACTGAATATTGAATACATATTCGAATGAATTACAGTGTAGGTGCTTATAGGTAATTAGAACACCGATTCGATATGTCGTTTAACTTCAGATTTGTAATGCATTAGCAGGGATGAATTCGGAACTagtaaatatcagagttcatcaTGGCAATGGGATAATCAATTATTGTGACTCGGGGGCAGATTTAAGTCAGTTTCAGTATGTAGATACAACTGTGAGCAATCCAATACACATGAGACATGGGGATATGTTAGGTTGGATGTATAATTTTCTGCAAGTTGACCCAAGTCACTAGAGGATTAAAGTTTCTCGTGTAGTTCCAAGGCAGTGTGAGCATGGTTGGCACTGGGAATTGGCCGATATGAGGAACTAGAAATGTTTGGCATGGATTTGCCCATATGGCTACCAACACAATGAAATTCCCTCTTGTTGTGCTTGTGCAGCAAGAACTGGCAAACTTAACTGCAGGAGAGAGTAGCATGAGTCATGCCGGTGCTGCACTAGAGGAGGTGGCTGAAACCGATTGGCCGCATGAAAATGCTACtgcagaggaggtggaggtgcagCCCGTGGTCGAACAACAAGATGAGTATGAAATTGAAGGAATTGGTGGTGACATGACTGCTGATCAGGGCGAGTTGGATGAGGCGATAGTTGATGAAATGGAGGTAGATGACGATGAGTACAGAACCTTTGTTGAAGGTCGAGATACTCGACTATTCGACAATGATGATACCGTTCCCGAGGATTGGGGCAACTTTGACATGGATGGGCTCACACTTAATGATGGTCATGACAGTAACTGGGTGTACAATAAAATCGAGATCCAAAGCGGACAACTGTTTCACGATAAAAAGCACTTGCAACATGTAGTTAAGAAATGGTCTTTCATGGAAATGAAACCATTCAAGGTGGTTATTTCAAATCCAACCACATATGATGTCAAGTGCCTGTCccctggatgtccatggcgggTTCATGGTTACCTGCTGAAGGGGGAGAATAATTTTGTGGCTTCTATCGTCGTTGGGCACTCGTGCAAGCTTTCAGAAACCGTTGTGAAGCATAGAAACATGACAGCTGAGTTTGTGGCCACTGTGATGTACGAAGAAATTGTGAAGAAGACTTCTATATCTCCATTTCAGATCATGCTTGCAATTTCCAATAGATTGTCCTATGAAATATCTTATGACATGGCATGGCGAGCAAAGCAGAAGGCGCTCGAGTGGAGGTTTGGCTCGTACAATGATTCATACCACCACCTACCACAACTACTGGCTCTACTACAGAGTAGGAATCCAGAAACTATAATTGATATTGATGACTATCAGGATGCAAATGGTGACAGGGTGCTTAGGTGTGCCTTCTGGTCCTTTGGGTGCATGATTGAAACTTTCAAACACTGCAGACCTGTTCTCTGTGtggatggcacatttctgactagAATGTATAAAGGGCAGCTGCTCACCTGCATTGGGGTCGACGCAAACGACAAGGTTGTCCCGATTGCCTTTGCTTTTGTGGAATCTGAGAACGCTGAAAGCTGGTTGTGGTTTCTTTCACTCATCAAACGGGCCGTGGTTTGTGAGAGGCCTAACGTGTGTGTCCTCCATGATCTCCATAAGGGTATACtgtcagctgtcaaaaaactgCAGGAAGGTCGCAACGTTGATGTTTCGTGGCCAGACCTGCATAGTCGATGGTGCATGAGGCATTTGGCTGCGAATTTTTACTCCCAGTTCAAAAGCAAGCGGATGGAGGATCTTTTCAAGAAACTGTGTAGGCAAAATCAGTGATGCAAGTTTGACGAAATATGGGCCATGCTTGACAAGCTAACTATGAGTCATATGGTGGAGGTTCGTAAGAAACCTGTTGTGGCACGGGAAGAGGAGCCACGTGGTTTAGATCCTATCAAGGGTGAGCCTGCACGCGTGACAAGGAGGCGTAAAGGGGGAAGGTCAGTGAAATGCTTCTCTGAGTGGATAAAAAATGAGCCCCTTGAGAAGTGGGCGTTGATTGTAGATACTGATGGATCGAGGTATGGAATTATGACAACAAATCTGGCTGAGGTGTATAACTGGGTACTTAAGGCATGCTGCTCTCTTCCCTTGACCGCCATTGTGGAGTGCATTCTTCGAGGAACAGTGGCATATCTTCGAGAACGGTTTCAGCAAGCCGCACTTGTCAAGGGAGCGCTGCATCGAGTGTACTTGATGGGCAACCAAGATTATTTCTTCGAGGTGTCGGTGCGTGACAAGGGGGCCGTTGGAATGGGCAGTTCTACGGTAACAATGGAATgccagctttggccagaaagtAACATGTGCGTGTGCTCTTGCAACAAACCGAAACTGCTGCACATCCCTTGTTCACATGTGTACGCTGCTCGTGGCAAGGCAGGAATTGCAGGGACCTACGTGTCACtgttgtaaggaacatggcaccatttatgccatttcaagtgattttggtgatcaaatgacaacacaacacttggactaatatgattgttaagatgaccattctcaggcttttaggttcaagtgatgacaaagagaaagagaagataggcgtagcaaggcccgaagggccatcCTTACGGGGATTCCGCTACCCGATTAGCGgatgggggtcgagggggagccgcccctcgcgggtctcagggcagcgccctgaaagctcttcggatcaggagcaccggaagatccgacgccatgggcatcggagcatccggtggtaatcggaagaaccgacgccatgatgtttggtgcaggatggaatcgaagccaagtcagcctttaggcaccggttgaaccgacggtccaagaaaagggcatcggtgcattggcagtcctttgtaccagagacgatgtcaagtgcccagaagaagtttcttcagcaccggttcaaccgacggtgcatcggtgcataccaccggtgtaatgacgtcagcgtccaggagaagattccttcagcaccggttgaaccggtgaagcatcggtgcaaagcatcggttcaaccggtggtctctgcgtcagccgacaggagtccaacggctacttcgggttatgagtgaccggaagaaccgatgctacccctgccagaggcatcggttcttccggtgatacgcagattttcagctgaccgttggagcaacggctacaagacttggtggcctatttatacgcctcaccccggccatttgaagagtgctggagttgctggacatcccacacacacccaagaacatctccaaccaccatagagcttcattgtacatcatataggcttaagcacacttgtgagagtgcttagtgcttgtaatagggattagttcttgcgagagctcccttaagagaagtcttgctgcggcaagcaacttgtgatccgtcgtgtgaccctccgtcttggtgtggagtggcaacgacactttgtgcaggggaagaggaggccccttccttggtggagaagctccgtagtggatttcggccgggtgaccgagagagacggtggcggtgcacgagactcggtgtcttgtgggcacttgcctttgcttgccggcatcgccatttgtggcgtagtgcaagacggtgatcggaagagcctcggtgtcccgtggacgtaggcgtttgtgccgaaccacgttacatgaccgtgtctgctcgggagtttgcatccctcttgcacttacctctttacttaccgcattacgtttccgcatttactctatcttgcgtacctttactttcctagttagtatgattaggattggctaggttgcaagtcttttaagagtaagtagagagtagcatagataaaccttagtcataattagcatgtataggacgtgttaggtttatcttatgcaagtagtttgagccctaggttaaaaagcgattagcgaccctattcaccccctccccctctagggtcggacaccccggtgatccttacaaccgtATTTTCTGAAGGAGACAGTAATGGCTACTTGGAGTGGCGAACTCCGTGGCTGGAGGGCGCTAGCTGATTTTACGAAACCTCCGCCTAATGGGACAGATTGGATTCCTGATCCGGAAACTAAAATCATTCACCGGGGTCGTCGGAAGACTCGTCGTATTAGAAATGATATGGACGCAAAAGAGGATACATGTGGTGAGAAATTTTGCTTAGCATGCGGTGGAGGACACCTCAGCAAAGGATTGTGAAAGCTATCCAATCCATAGGAATGCAGACGGCACGACAGAAAGACATGTTCCAC
This window contains:
- the LOC120689088 gene encoding uncharacterized protein LOC120689088, whose product is MATNTMKFPLVVLVQQELANLTAGESSMSHAGAALEEVAETDWPHENATAEEVEVQPVVEQQDEYEIEGIGGDMTADQGELDEAIVDEMEVDDDEYRTFVEGRDTRLFDNDDTVPEDWGNFDMDGLTLNDGHDSNWVYNKIEIQSGQLFHDKKHLQHVVKKWSFMEMKPFKVVISNPTTYDVKCLSPGCPWRVHGYLLKGENNFVASIVVGHSCKLSETVVKHRNMTAEFVATVMYEEIVKKTSISPFQIMLAISNRLSYEISYDMAWRAKQKALEWRFGSYNDSYHHLPQLLALLQSRNPETIIDIDDYQDANGDRVLRMYKGQLLTCIGVDANDKVVPIAFAFVESENAESWKVATLMFRGQTCIVDGA
- the LOC120688203 gene encoding uncharacterized sugar kinase slr0537-like, producing the protein MALASATTAAAAASSPSRLFRRFSSSAPPPSLLPLAARPGAGSSPRACSYHQFVVRWKGRARALLGGFSDAGGSESDDDEEDALRRGQREGEGEDAVEPAAAAAGPERWDVLGLGQAMVDFSGMVDDEFLERLGIEKGTRKVVNHEERGQVLRAMDGCSYKAAAGGSLSNSLVALARLGSSRSAGYPELKIAMAGSVGSDPLGSFYRAKLRRANVHFLSKPVKDGTTGTVIVLTTPDAQRTMLAYQGTSSTLSYDSDLADLVSKSNVLIVEGYLFELPHTIEAIKQACEDAHKNGALIAVTASDVSCIKRCYNDFRDIVGNYADILFANANEARAFCKLPSTDSPMSATRYLSHSVPLVSVTDGVHGSYIGVKGEAIYIPPPPCIPVDTCGAGDAYTSGILYGILRGASDLKGIGLLASQVAAVVVGQQGTRLRVQDADRLAECFAHHLDSLEFCSDV
- the LOC120688204 gene encoding uncharacterized protein At2g38710-like; translation: MVVATEEMAVYCFDTLVAHFTGDQPPPPAFEDGNHPLFVTWKKATNGSEPRLRGCIGTLEPRQIVSGFKDYALTSALRDRRFPPIQSKELPTLECTVSILTDYETAEGYLDWEVGKHGLIIEFTDPDYNIRRSATYLPEVASHEGWGHIETIDTLMKKAGYHGSITESLRKKLRVTRYQSTLYTMHYGEYVAYVKKNRGAAPTINGVPVFNGFKPGH